One window from the genome of Mauremys mutica isolate MM-2020 ecotype Southern chromosome 4, ASM2049712v1, whole genome shotgun sequence encodes:
- the ZNF408 gene encoding zinc finger protein 408 isoform X1: MVPPQRGQPGAGTLFSAPVRRSGRLRPRAGMERSRLGREQRPVRGHPGRIRDPPAQPGASCGALRSLPPGLALGPSLAQEPGMGVWCVGRALPPGALLGPRAEREPDCAAETAPSEASQSGCCCSDESICERSPSWRSLVKRGRGEDEANVALVWISGRLHIRVRHPIAAGTELLYWPTEAQPGPAQVEGRMLQSASEGIAVPDEKQPKGQLAVAAVTETATPEAEAVVQREGASPCGNASEPFAGDPDNSKVMENETRAEGSRQPAKRSHRLQDNSRKEEESMTSGHEPGDVKVQRKENQHHESTSAAKANSKCKEDSVKEMDPQPKAERADGEPKEACRGKFHLPLSPPNGVRLSARLAGKPRKVHALTSQCLQECNARVSGQEAKRPSTSEGGGAETRKKVGQVSKGHSKLEPLEQRKKGLSDGPDELDKYPEVEVSITPRLPEGPSSSASQQKSLPHGDEAGERRYRCGECGKAFLQLCHLKKHRFTHTGYKPFLCTECGKSYSSEESFKAHVLFHRGVRPFQCKQCDKAYGTKRDLREHEVLHTGERPFACEECGKTFARRPSLRIHRKIHLMKELNLANPKVCKCAICERYLANPGSLRNHMRLHTGEKPYICPYCGKDFRQQGNLRGHLRLHTGEKPYKCRFCGDAFPQLPELRRHLISHTGEAHLCTVCGKALKDPHTLRAHERLHTGERPFKCEQCGKAYTLATKLRRHQKSHLEDIPYKCDVCGMGYTLLQSLKRHKVTHKGARDSIKLVEAAVLLGMDMPKAARKRLKRKVPQEAGTEEPTVLMVQSVEMPAPINEAELMITANGHYIATYQPPGSPPESGVRRVLGSAAPAGHLETNNDIIEITISEHDHKCIIMQDEGSSSDMVIIQEGVGFGAVAEVVEVETGT; encoded by the exons ATGGTTCCGCCCCAAAGGGGGCAGCCGGGAGCGGGGACCCTGTTCTCGGCTCCGGTCAGGCGCAGCGGCAGGCTCCGGCCCCGGGCCGGCATGGAGCGGAGCCGCCTGG GGCGTGAGCAGCGCCCCGTCCGCGGCCACCCGGGGCGGATCCGAGACCCGCCCGCGCAGCCTGGCGCGTCCTGCGGAGCCCTGCGGAGCCTCCCTCCCGGACTGGCCCTGGGGCCCTCCCTCGCCCAGGAACCGGGCATGGGCGTGTGGTGCGTGGGGAGAGCCCTGCCGCCGGGAGCGCTCCTCGGGCCCCGGGCGGAGCGGGAGCCGGACTGTGCCGCAGAGACAGCGCCCTCGGAG GCAAGTcagtctggctgctgctgcagtgatGAATCCATTTGTGAGAGGAGCCCTAGCTGGAGGAG CTTGGTGAAGCGAGGCCGGGGGGAGGATGAGGCAAACGTGGCTTTGGTGTGGATCAGTGGAAGGCTCCACATCCGAGTGCGGCATCCTATTGCTGCAGGCACTGAGTTGCTGTACTGGCCTACAGAGGCCCAACCTGGTCCTGCCCAAGTGGAGGGGAGAATGCTGCAGAGCGCATCGGAGGGGATAGCTGTTCCTGATGAGAAGCAGCCAAAGGGGCAGCTGGCAGTGgcagctgtgacagagacagcAACTCCAGAGGCAGAGGCTGTAGTGCAAAGGGAAGGAGCCTCTCCATGTGGGAATGCATCAGAGCCCTTTGCAG gggATCCTGATAACTCCAAGGTGATGGAGAATGAAACTAGAGCCGAaggcagcaggcagccagccaaaCGTTCCCACAGGCTGCAAGACAAcagcaggaaggaggaggaaagcatGACCTCTGGACATGAGCCTGGGGATGTCAAGGTGCAGAGGAAAGAGAACCAGCACCATGAGAGCACCTCAGCAGCTAAGGCTAACAGCAAATGCAAAGAAGACTCAGTCAAGGAGATGGACCCCCAACCCAAGGCCGAGAGAGCAGATGGGGAGCCAAAAGAGGCATGTCGTGGGAAGTTCCATCTGCCGTTGTCTCCCCCAAATGGGGTTCGACTCAGCGCTCGCTTGGCTGGGAAGCCGCGCAAGGTGCATGCACTGACCAGCCAGTGCCTGCAGGAGTGCAATGCTAGGGTGTCTGGGCAGGAGGCCAAGAGGCCAAGCACTTCTGAGGGAGGTGGTGCAGAGACACGCAAGAAAGTAGGGCAGGTTTCCAAAGGCCATTCCAAACTAGAGCCCCTGGAGCAAAGGAAGAAGGGCCTGTCTGATGGTCCTGATGAGCTGGACAAGTACCCAGAAGTGGAGGTCAGTATTACACCCAGGCTCCCAGAAGGCCCCTCCTCCAGTGCATCTCAGCAGAAGTCCCTGCCACATGGGGATGAGGCTGGTGAGCGCAGGTATCGCTGTGGGGAGTGCGGCAAGGCcttcctccagctctgccacctcAAGAAACACAGGTTCACCCACACTGGCTACAAGCctttcctgtgcactgaatgtggCAAGAGCTACAGCTCTGAGGAGAGTTTCAAGGCCCACGTGCTCTTCCATCGGGGTGTGCGCCCCTTCCAGTGCAAGCAGTGTGACAAGGCCTATGGCACTAAGCGGGACCTGAGGGAGCATGAGGTGCTGCACACGGGTGAGCGGCCCTTTGCCTGCGAGGAGTGCGGCAAGACATTCGCCCGCCGGCCTTCCCTCCGCATCCACAGGAAGATCCACCTAATGAAGGAGCTCAACCTAGCCAATCCCAAGGTATGCAAGTGTGCCATCTGTGAGCGTTACCTGGCCAACCCTGGCTCCCTGCGCAACCACATGCGCCTGCAcactggggagaagccctacatatGCCCCTACTGTGGCAAGGACTTCCGGCAGCAGGGCAACCTGCGTGGCCACCTGCGGCTCCACACCGGCGAGAAGCCCTACAAATGTCGCTTCTGTGGGGACGCCTttccccagctgccagagctgcggcggCACCTCATCTCCCACACTGGGGAGGCCCACCTGTGCACGGTATGTGGCAAGGCGCTGAAGGACCCCCACACGCTGCGGGCCCATGAGCGCCTCCATACCGGCGAGCGCCCTTTCAAGTGCGAGCAGTGTGGCAAGGCATACACGCTGGCCACCAAGCTGCGCCGGCACCAGAAATCCCACCTGGAGGACATCCCTTACAAGTGTGATGTCTGTGGCATGGGCTATACCCTTCTGCAGAGCCTCAAGCGCCACAAGGTCACCCACAAGGGGGCCAGAGACTCCATTAAGCTGGTGGAGGCTGCGGTCTTGCTGGGCATGGACATGCCAAAGGCTGCAAGGAAGAGGCTCAAAAGGAAGGTCCCTCAGGAGGCGGGTACTGAGGAGCCTACAGTGCTCATGGTGCAGTCAGTGGAGATGCCAGCACCAATAAATGAGGCAGAGCTTATGATAACTGCCAATGGGCATTACATTGCCACTTACCAGCCCCCAGGCAGCCCCCCCGAGTCTGGGGTGCGCAGGGTGCTGGGCAGCGCAGCCCCTGCTGGGCACCTGGAAACAAACAATGACATCATTGAGATCACGATCTCTGAGCACGACCACAAATGTATCATCATGCAGGACGAAGGCTCCTCCAGTGACATGGTCATCATCCAGGAGGGTGTGGGTTTCGGTGCTGTAGCCGAGGTGGTGGAGGTAGAGACGGGGACCTGA
- the ZNF408 gene encoding zinc finger protein 408 isoform X2 — MNPFVRGALAGGGDPDNSKVMENETRAEGSRQPAKRSHRLQDNSRKEEESMTSGHEPGDVKVQRKENQHHESTSAAKANSKCKEDSVKEMDPQPKAERADGEPKEACRGKFHLPLSPPNGVRLSARLAGKPRKVHALTSQCLQECNARVSGQEAKRPSTSEGGGAETRKKVGQVSKGHSKLEPLEQRKKGLSDGPDELDKYPEVEVSITPRLPEGPSSSASQQKSLPHGDEAGERRYRCGECGKAFLQLCHLKKHRFTHTGYKPFLCTECGKSYSSEESFKAHVLFHRGVRPFQCKQCDKAYGTKRDLREHEVLHTGERPFACEECGKTFARRPSLRIHRKIHLMKELNLANPKVCKCAICERYLANPGSLRNHMRLHTGEKPYICPYCGKDFRQQGNLRGHLRLHTGEKPYKCRFCGDAFPQLPELRRHLISHTGEAHLCTVCGKALKDPHTLRAHERLHTGERPFKCEQCGKAYTLATKLRRHQKSHLEDIPYKCDVCGMGYTLLQSLKRHKVTHKGARDSIKLVEAAVLLGMDMPKAARKRLKRKVPQEAGTEEPTVLMVQSVEMPAPINEAELMITANGHYIATYQPPGSPPESGVRRVLGSAAPAGHLETNNDIIEITISEHDHKCIIMQDEGSSSDMVIIQEGVGFGAVAEVVEVETGT, encoded by the exons atGAATCCATTTGTGAGAGGAGCCCTAGCTGGAGGAG gggATCCTGATAACTCCAAGGTGATGGAGAATGAAACTAGAGCCGAaggcagcaggcagccagccaaaCGTTCCCACAGGCTGCAAGACAAcagcaggaaggaggaggaaagcatGACCTCTGGACATGAGCCTGGGGATGTCAAGGTGCAGAGGAAAGAGAACCAGCACCATGAGAGCACCTCAGCAGCTAAGGCTAACAGCAAATGCAAAGAAGACTCAGTCAAGGAGATGGACCCCCAACCCAAGGCCGAGAGAGCAGATGGGGAGCCAAAAGAGGCATGTCGTGGGAAGTTCCATCTGCCGTTGTCTCCCCCAAATGGGGTTCGACTCAGCGCTCGCTTGGCTGGGAAGCCGCGCAAGGTGCATGCACTGACCAGCCAGTGCCTGCAGGAGTGCAATGCTAGGGTGTCTGGGCAGGAGGCCAAGAGGCCAAGCACTTCTGAGGGAGGTGGTGCAGAGACACGCAAGAAAGTAGGGCAGGTTTCCAAAGGCCATTCCAAACTAGAGCCCCTGGAGCAAAGGAAGAAGGGCCTGTCTGATGGTCCTGATGAGCTGGACAAGTACCCAGAAGTGGAGGTCAGTATTACACCCAGGCTCCCAGAAGGCCCCTCCTCCAGTGCATCTCAGCAGAAGTCCCTGCCACATGGGGATGAGGCTGGTGAGCGCAGGTATCGCTGTGGGGAGTGCGGCAAGGCcttcctccagctctgccacctcAAGAAACACAGGTTCACCCACACTGGCTACAAGCctttcctgtgcactgaatgtggCAAGAGCTACAGCTCTGAGGAGAGTTTCAAGGCCCACGTGCTCTTCCATCGGGGTGTGCGCCCCTTCCAGTGCAAGCAGTGTGACAAGGCCTATGGCACTAAGCGGGACCTGAGGGAGCATGAGGTGCTGCACACGGGTGAGCGGCCCTTTGCCTGCGAGGAGTGCGGCAAGACATTCGCCCGCCGGCCTTCCCTCCGCATCCACAGGAAGATCCACCTAATGAAGGAGCTCAACCTAGCCAATCCCAAGGTATGCAAGTGTGCCATCTGTGAGCGTTACCTGGCCAACCCTGGCTCCCTGCGCAACCACATGCGCCTGCAcactggggagaagccctacatatGCCCCTACTGTGGCAAGGACTTCCGGCAGCAGGGCAACCTGCGTGGCCACCTGCGGCTCCACACCGGCGAGAAGCCCTACAAATGTCGCTTCTGTGGGGACGCCTttccccagctgccagagctgcggcggCACCTCATCTCCCACACTGGGGAGGCCCACCTGTGCACGGTATGTGGCAAGGCGCTGAAGGACCCCCACACGCTGCGGGCCCATGAGCGCCTCCATACCGGCGAGCGCCCTTTCAAGTGCGAGCAGTGTGGCAAGGCATACACGCTGGCCACCAAGCTGCGCCGGCACCAGAAATCCCACCTGGAGGACATCCCTTACAAGTGTGATGTCTGTGGCATGGGCTATACCCTTCTGCAGAGCCTCAAGCGCCACAAGGTCACCCACAAGGGGGCCAGAGACTCCATTAAGCTGGTGGAGGCTGCGGTCTTGCTGGGCATGGACATGCCAAAGGCTGCAAGGAAGAGGCTCAAAAGGAAGGTCCCTCAGGAGGCGGGTACTGAGGAGCCTACAGTGCTCATGGTGCAGTCAGTGGAGATGCCAGCACCAATAAATGAGGCAGAGCTTATGATAACTGCCAATGGGCATTACATTGCCACTTACCAGCCCCCAGGCAGCCCCCCCGAGTCTGGGGTGCGCAGGGTGCTGGGCAGCGCAGCCCCTGCTGGGCACCTGGAAACAAACAATGACATCATTGAGATCACGATCTCTGAGCACGACCACAAATGTATCATCATGCAGGACGAAGGCTCCTCCAGTGACATGGTCATCATCCAGGAGGGTGTGGGTTTCGGTGCTGTAGCCGAGGTGGTGGAGGTAGAGACGGGGACCTGA